The genomic DNA TTGGTGAAGTAGGAATTATGTGGGGAGGAGGCGACTGTGTTACCGAAGGGTATATCAATAATAATCTGCTAAATGATACGAGGTATGCTTATGACCCTTTTATCAATGATGGGAGTAAAATGTTTAATACAGGCGATTTAGGAAAGTGGAATGAAGAAGGAGAACTTGTTCACTTCGGACGTGTTGATGATCAAGTAAAAATCAAAGGATTTAGAGTAGAATTAGATGCTATTTCTAAAATTATTGAAAGGTTTGCTGAAGTTAAAAGAGCGGTTACTATCAAACATGAAAACATCTTAGTTGCCTTTTTAGGAGCAATGACTACAATAAATGAAATTAACCTAGCAGCTATAAAAAAAGCCATTGAAGAGGAACTCCCTTATTATTATCTGCCTAGCGAATTTATACTAGTAGATGAATTGCCTAAAACACCTAGAGGTAAAATAGATAAAAGAAAGTTAAGATATTCAATAAAGCATTTATAATATTATGGAAAACATTGTTCTACCACCACAAAAAAATTGGCTTTATAAACTCGGGAAACACCCTCGGTTAAAGCCCTACAATAGAGTATTTATTCTTATAATGGCTGTTAATCTGATTGTATTTACTTTTTCAGTAACAACATGGAATTGGTTTTCAAAAGACGGAATTGCGCTGAATGATATTTCCAATGCAATCTTATTTAATTTTGCTTTGGCCATCTTAATCAGACAACAATATGTAGTCAACTTACTTTTTAAAATTGCTACGAGTGCTCCTAAAAATTGGCCCTTAAGCATTCGTAGAATCTGCGCAAAAATATACCATTTTGGAGGCTTACATAGCGGTGGAGCTACAATGGGAACACTCTGGTATTTTATTTTCGTAGGTTCTTTATACTACCATTACAGTAATGGACTATCTGGCGTAAATACCTTTATCATCTCATTAACCAGTGGAGTACTTCTTTTGCTTGTTTTCATAATCATCATGGCTTTGCCTACTATTCGAGCAAAGTACCATAATAGTTTTGAAGTTACCCATAGAATTGGGGGTTGGTCGGCTTTGCTACTTTTTTGGGTACAAATGATAGCCTTTATTAAAGTGCAAAATCAAGGAGTTGACTTTGACTATATTGCTCTTTTTTCTTCTCTTAACTTCTGGATTCTAATAGCTTTAACAATAAGTGCCATTCTCCCTTGGCTTCGATTGAAGAAAGTTGATGTTCATATTTCAAAACCTTCTAATCATGTAGCACTTGCTGCTTTTGACTATGGAGTTACTCCTTTTGCAGGATCATCAACAGTAATTAGTCGAAACCCTTTATTTGAATGGCACGCTTTTGCTAATGTTCCTTCTCCTAATAAAGAAGGGTTTAGATTAACTATTTCAAGAGCTGGAGACTGGACTGGTAAATTCATTTCTGAAACTCCAAATAAAGTATGGGTCAAAGGAATTCCCACAGCAGGAGTAGGAAATGTTGATAAATTATTTAATAAAGTGGTTTGGATTGCTACAGGAAGTGGTATAGGTCCTTGTATTCCTCATTTACTATTAAACAAAACTCCTTCCTTACTCATTTGGGCTACAAGAACTCCCGAAAAAACCTACGGAAAAGAATTGATTGAAGAAATAAAGGAAGTGCAACCAAATGCTATCATCTGGAATACAGATACTCATGGAAAACCTGACTTAGTAAAATTGGCTTATAAAGCTTACAAAGATTTTGGAGCTGAAGCGGTTATCTGTATTTCTAATCAAAGTTTAACCAATAAGGTAGTCTATGGAATGGAAAGTAGAGGAATTCCTGCCTATGGAGCTATTTGGGATTCTTAAATCAAAACATGAACACATGAATATTTTATTTGAAAGGCAAGGTAGAGTACTTATTGCCGAATTAAATCGACCTAAAGTCAATGCATTGAATACTGAACTAATGCACGAACTAATTGAAGGACTCCAAAAATACGATCGAGATCCCACCATCGGGTGCTTTATTATAAAAGGGAATACCAAATTTTTTTCCGCTGGTGCTGATATTTTGGAAATGTCTACAAAAACTTATGAAGAAATGTTTAACGAAGATTACTTCGCTTATTGGGAATTGTTTTCAAGAATAAGAACTCCTAAAATAGCAGCAGTATCTGGCTATGCGTTTGGAGGTGGCTGTGAACTCGCTATGATGTGCGACTTCATTTATGCTTCTGATAAAGCTGTTTTTGGACAACCTGAAATTAAACTGGGAGTCATCCCTGGAATAGGAGGCTCTCAACGATTAACCAAATTAGTAGGGAAATCAAAGGCAATGGAAATCATATTAACAGGAAGAAGCGTTGGTGCCATTGAAGCTGAAAAGATTGGCTTGGTTTCAAAAGTTTTCAAGCAAGATACTTTCTGGAATCAAGTTCTAGAAAATGCAAATACCATTGCAAATTATTCAAAAACAGCTTCTATTACGGCTAAAGATGCTGTAAATCAAGCGTTGGAGTCTAGCTTAAAAGATGGAATCATTTACGAAAGAAAGATATTCCATGCATTATTTAATACTAAAGATCAAAAAGAAGGCATGAGTGCCTTTTTAGAAAAAAGAAACCCAAATTTTAATTTATAAAAAAAGAAATCATCATGAAAAAATTAATAATCATTGCATTGGTACTGGCATCTCAATTTATATATGCCCAAGAAGAAAAGAAAAAAGAAAAGAAAAAAACGTCATTTGCAATCATGCCAATACACAACAGCGTTGCTGGTTTTAATAATGTTTTTTTAGGCTCTATTGAATTAAAAAAGAATTTAAACCTAACCTTCTATAGTATCTTTTGGAACAATCCTACATTTGGAAACCTACAAACTGGTAGTGACTTATTCTTAGAAACAGGTGTTGGATTAGGCTTTACTGCCGCTAAAGGAAAGTGGTATATTAACCCAACCTTAGGATTTGGACATGGTAAGTTTCTATCAGGTGGAACGGAAACAAGGTTAGCAGAAGGAATCATTCCAAGCATCTTTACTGTTTATAACTCTGGAAGATTTGAGTTAGAAGCATATCTTGCCTACTATAAGAATATCAGAGATGAAGGCAACTCAAGAGATTTACTACTAAATTGGGTAATTCCTGGTGTAAAAGTAACTAATAACTTTTCTGCAGGAGCATTCTTTGAGCAATTCTCTCAGTTACAAACTGATAATAACTTAAACGAAAAGGAAATCTACCAATTTATGGGAGGATATCTAAAGTTTTCATTAAACAATGGAGTTTGGTTCAGATTGGCAGCTGGTCCTAATCTAGCTACTAGCTTAGGAACTTCTAAAGAGTTTTATAAAGTACAAGCCTTTATTCCCCTTTAAAATAATTTTAAATTAAAGTTCGAAAACCACAAAACTTATCTATATAAGCCTTTGTGGTTTTTTCTTGGTTATAAGAGTTCGATTTAAAATAGTTTTAAATAGGTATTTCTTAATATAAACATCCTTATTCATTCATTAAAAACAAATAGAATTATCTAATAAATTTATAGTATTCTTTAATCGAAAATAAGCTAGCATTTTTTTCTTCAAGATTATAGTAATACTACACCTAAAAAACTAATGAAAAAAGGAAACTATTTACTCCTTTCTAAGGGACTTCTATTTACTTTACTATTGCATAAAAGTTCCCTAAAAGAAATTCTTTTCTTTCTATTATGTGACAATGGCATAACTCTATAAAAGCTCCTAAGTCTTAAACAGCCTCCTAAGTCCCTTCTTTTTCTTTAGATATGCTTGTCAGTCCTATAAAAAGGGCTACCAGCCTTTAATATAATTCAAAGGAGTTAGCCTAGTTTAAAACTTAAAAAGCCCTTATATCTAGTATATTCCTTTTGGAAATAAATTCCATAAAAAAAGCTCTTAGTTTTTTAACTAAGAGCTTTAAAAGCAAGGCAACGACCTACTCTCCCACCTGTGGCAGTACCATCGGCGCTAATGGGCTTAACTTCTCTGTTCGGAATGGTAAGAGGTGAGCCCCATCGCTATAATCACCTTAAATCGTTCAGTATATTCCAACTGTAAAAGTTAACATATTAGTAAAAAAATATCCTAATCAAATCATTATAACGAGTCTATCCTCCCCTCACATGGAGGGGAAGACCATACATAAGCCTATGGGTTATTAGTACTACTCGGCTATGACATTACTGCCTTTACACCTATAGCCTATCAACGTTGTAATCTCCAACGACCCTTTAAAGAAATCTCATCTTGTAGTGGGTTTCGCGCTTATATGCTTTCAGCGCTTATCCCTTCCCGACGTAGCTACCCAGCAGTGCTCCTGGCGGAACAACTGGTACACTAGAGGTCAGTCCAACTCGGTCCTCTCGTACTAGAGTCAGATCTACGCAAATTTCTAACGCCCACAGCAGATAGAGACCGAACTGTCTCACGACGTTCTGAACCCAGCTCGCGTGCCACTTTAATGGGCGAACAGCCCAACCCTTGGGACCTTCTCCAGCCCCAGGATGTGACGAGCCGACATCGAGGTGCCAAACCCCCCCGTCGATGTGAGCTCTTGGGGGAGATCAGCCTGTTATCCCCGGAGTACCTTTTATCCTTTGAGCGATGGCCCTTCCATGCGGAACCACCGGATCACTATGCTCTACTTTCGTACCTGATCGACCTGTATGTCTCTCAGTCAAGCTCCCTTATGCCATTGCACTCTTCGCACGGTTACCAAGCGTGCTGAGGGAACCTTTAGAAGCCTCCGTTACTCTTTTGGAGGCGACCACCCCAGTCAAACTACCCACCAAGCACTGTCCTCATTGCTGAGTTAGAATCTAGATAAGCAAAGGGTGGTATTTCAACGATGACTCCACAACCCCTAGCGAGGCCGCTTCTTTGTCTCCCACCTATCCTACACATTACTTATCCAAACACAATACTAAGCTATAGTAAAGGTTCACGGGGTCTTTTCGTCCCGCTGCGGGTAATCGGCATCTTCACCGATACTACAATTTCACCGAGCTCATGGCTGAGACAGTGTCCAGATCGTTGCACCATTCGTGCAGGTCGGAACTTACCCGACAAGGAATTTCGCTACCTTAGGACCGTTATAGTTACGGCCGCCGTTTACTGGGGCTTCATTTCATTGCTTCGCAAATGCTAACAACTCCACTTAACCTTCCAGCACCGGGCAGGTGTCAGGCCTTATACATCATCTTTCAATTTAGCAAAGCCCTGTGTTTTTGATAAACAGTCGCCTGGACCTTTTCACTGCGGCCCTCATTACTGAGGGCGACCCTTCTCCCGAAGTTACGGGTCTATTTTGCCTAGTTCCTTAGCCATGAATCTCTCGAGCACCTTAGAATTCTCATCCCAACTACCTGTGTCGGTTTACGGTACGGGTTCTTATAATCTGAAGCTTAGAGGTTTTTCTTGGAAGCCCTTAGGCACACTATCAACGCATCCGAAGACTTGTTGTACTTTCACATCTCAGCTAGATCCACGGTTTTTCCTATGGGTCCAATACCTAAATGTTTCAACGAACTATTCCGTCAGTTCGCGGTGCTTTCATCACTCCGTCACCCCATCGCAATTATAACAAGTACAGGAATATTAACCTGTTGTCCATCGACTACTCCATTCGGATTCGCCTTAGGTCCCGACTAACCCTCAGCTGATTAGCATCGCTGAGGAAACCTTAGTCTTTCGGTGAGGGGGGTTCTCGCCCCCTTTATCGTTACTTATGCCTACATTTTCTTTTCTATACGCTCCACGCTATCTTACAATTATGCTTCTACGCATATAGAATGCTCCCCTACCACTTTATATATTATATAAAATCCATAGCTTCGGTAATATACTTATGCCCGATTATTATCCATGCAGAACCGCTCGACTAGTGAGCTGTTACGCACTCTTTAAATGAATGGCTGCTTCCAAGCCAACATCCTAGCTGTCTAAGCAGTTCCACCTCGTTTATTCAACTTAGTATATATTTGGGGACCTTAGCTGATGGTCTGGGTTCTTTCCCTCTCGGACATGGACCTTAGCACCCATGCCCTCACTGCTGAAAAACATTTTATAGCATTCGGAGTTTGTCAGGAATTGGTAGGCGGTGAAGCCCCCGCATCCAATCAGTAGCTCTACCTCTATAAAACTTTTATTCAACGCTGCACCTAAATGCATTTCGGGGAGTACGAGCTATTTCCGAGTTTGATTGGCCTTTCACCCCTACCCACAGGTCATCCAAAGACTTTTCAACGTCAACTGGTTCGGTCCTCCACTATGTGTTACCACAGCTTCAACCTGCCCATGGGTAGATCACTCGGTTTCGCGTCTACTACTACTAACTATGCGCCCTATTCAGACTCGCTTTCGCTTCGGCTCCGTATCTGAAATACTTAACCTTGCTAGAAACAGTAACTCGTAGGCTCATTATGCAAAAGGCACGCCGTCACACAGTTAATGTGCTCCGACCGCTTGTAGGCGTACGGTTTCAGGTTCTCTTTCACTCCCTTACTTAGGGTTCTTTTCACCTTTCCCTCACGGTACTAGTTCACTATCGGTCTCTCAGGAGTATTTAGCCTTACCGGATGGTCCCGGCAGATTCATACAGGATTACTCGTGTCCCGCACTACTCAGGATACCACTATAATTATTAATCTTACCTATACAGGACTATCACCTTCTTTGGTTAGTCTTTCCAAACTATTCTAATTCAATTAATAATCAATATTGTGGTCCTACAACCCCATTATTGCCGTAACAACAATGGTTTGGGCTAATCCGCGTTCGCTCGCCACTACTAACGGAATCACTTTTGTTTTCTCTTCCTCCGGTTACTTAGATGTTTCAGTTCACCGGGTTTACCCCTATTGCTAGGTGACATGTCTTCAACATGACGGGTTGCCCCATTCGGATATTTGCGGATCTTAAAATATGTGCTTCTCCCCGCAACTTTTCGCAGCTTATCACGTCCTTCATCGTCTCTGAGAGCCTAGGCATCCGCCATACGCCCTTATTTAGCTTATTGTTCTTTTGCTCTAGTGATTACACTAGAACGAGCTCTTTATATTTATTTATTTTTTTATAAAAATATCTTGTTAATCTTAAGATTAACACTCTATCTTGATTCTTTACGATATCATTTTACCAATATGTCAATGAACGTTTTCAGATTTACATCTGATTGTGGAGAATATCGGAGTCGAACCGATGACCTCTTGCGTGCAAGGCAAGCGCTCTAGCCAGCTGAGCTAATCCCCCATATGAAATTTAGATTATAAAATCCTCAATCTTGTAATGTTGAATCCTCTAACTTCCAGAATTTCCTTTTTTTTTCTAAGTCTTAATTTTGTAGTCTCGGGCAGACTCGAACTGCCGACCTCTACATTATCAGTGTAGCGCTCTAACCAGCTGAGCTACGAGACTGTCTAAGACAGCTTAAGCATATAAATACACTTAAATCATTCTCTTTTTTTTTAAGATCTTAGTCTATATTTTAAAATTAACAGCAAAGAGTAAAACTTCCTTTTGTAACTCACCATCTTTCTCTAGAAAGGAGGTGTTCCAGCCGCACCTTCCGGTACGGCTACCTTGTTACGACTTAGCCCTAGTTACCAGTTTTACCCTAGGCGGCTCCTTGCGGTGACCGACTTCAGGCACCCCCAGCTTCCATGGCTTGACGGGCGGTGTGTACAAGGCCCGGGAACGTATTCACCGGATCATGGCTGATATCCGATTACTAGCGATTCCAGCTTCACGGAGTCGAGTTGCAGACTCCGATCCGAACTGTGATATGGTTTGTAGATTCGCTCTCTGTTGCCAGATGGCTGCTCATTGTCCATACCATTGTAGCACGTGTGTAGCCCAGGACGTAAGGGCCGTGATGATTTGACGTCATCCCCACCTTCCTCGCGGTTTGCACCGGCAGTCTCGCTAGAGTCCTCAGCTTTACCTGCTAGCAACTAACAATAGGGGTTGCGCTCGTTATAGGACTTAACCTGACACCTCACGGCACGAGCTGACGACAACCATGCAGCACCTTGTGAAATGTCCGAAGAAAAAGCTATCTCTAGCCCTGTCATTCCACATTTAAGCCCTGGTAAGGTTCCTCGCGTATCATCGAATTAAACCACATGCTCCACCGCTTGTGCGGGCCCCCGTCAATTCCTTTGAGTTTCAATCTTGCGATCGTACTCCCCAGGTGGGACACTTATCACTTTCGCTTAGTCACTGAGACATTTCCCAACAACTAGTGTCCATCGTTTACGGCGTGGACTACCAGGGTATCTAATCCTGTTCGCTCCCCACGCTTTCGTCCATGAGCGTCAGTAAATACGTAGTAGACTGCCTTCGCAATCGGTATTCTATGTAATATCTATGCATTTCACCGCTACACTACATATTCTATCTACTTCCGTATTACTCAAGTCAACCAGTATCAAAGGCAGTTCCATAGTTAAGCTATGGGATTTCACCTCTGACTTAATCGACCGCCTGCGGACCCTTTAAACCCAATGATTCCGGATAACGCTCGGACCCTCCGTATTACCGCGGCTGCTGGCACGGAGTTAGCCGGTCCTTATTCTTACAGTACCGTCAAATACCTACTCGTAGGTACGT from Tenacibaculum maritimum NCIMB 2154 includes the following:
- a CDS encoding ferredoxin reductase domain-containing protein — encoded protein: MAVNLIVFTFSVTTWNWFSKDGIALNDISNAILFNFALAILIRQQYVVNLLFKIATSAPKNWPLSIRRICAKIYHFGGLHSGGATMGTLWYFIFVGSLYYHYSNGLSGVNTFIISLTSGVLLLLVFIIIMALPTIRAKYHNSFEVTHRIGGWSALLLFWVQMIAFIKVQNQGVDFDYIALFSSLNFWILIALTISAILPWLRLKKVDVHISKPSNHVALAAFDYGVTPFAGSSTVISRNPLFEWHAFANVPSPNKEGFRLTISRAGDWTGKFISETPNKVWVKGIPTAGVGNVDKLFNKVVWIATGSGIGPCIPHLLLNKTPSLLIWATRTPEKTYGKELIEEIKEVQPNAIIWNTDTHGKPDLVKLAYKAYKDFGAEAVICISNQSLTNKVVYGMESRGIPAYGAIWDS
- a CDS encoding enoyl-CoA hydratase-related protein, which translates into the protein MNILFERQGRVLIAELNRPKVNALNTELMHELIEGLQKYDRDPTIGCFIIKGNTKFFSAGADILEMSTKTYEEMFNEDYFAYWELFSRIRTPKIAAVSGYAFGGGCELAMMCDFIYASDKAVFGQPEIKLGVIPGIGGSQRLTKLVGKSKAMEIILTGRSVGAIEAEKIGLVSKVFKQDTFWNQVLENANTIANYSKTASITAKDAVNQALESSLKDGIIYERKIFHALFNTKDQKEGMSAFLEKRNPNFNL
- a CDS encoding DUF6733 family protein; the protein is MKKLIIIALVLASQFIYAQEEKKKEKKKTSFAIMPIHNSVAGFNNVFLGSIELKKNLNLTFYSIFWNNPTFGNLQTGSDLFLETGVGLGFTAAKGKWYINPTLGFGHGKFLSGGTETRLAEGIIPSIFTVYNSGRFELEAYLAYYKNIRDEGNSRDLLLNWVIPGVKVTNNFSAGAFFEQFSQLQTDNNLNEKEIYQFMGGYLKFSLNNGVWFRLAAGPNLATSLGTSKEFYKVQAFIPL